One window of Trifolium pratense cultivar HEN17-A07 linkage group LG5, ARS_RC_1.1, whole genome shotgun sequence genomic DNA carries:
- the LOC123882964 gene encoding phytohormone-binding protein: MVKEFKTQTTLNVGLETLWAAQSKDFILIAPKVLPNIVKDVQVIEGDGGVGTVLIFNFLPGISPVNYQREVITEFDEISHEIGLQVVEGGYLNQGLSYYKTTFQFSAITENKTLVNVKISYDHESDIDEKVKPTKTSQSTLFYLGRLENYLLNDA; this comes from the exons ATGGTTAAGGAATTTAAAACCCAAACAACACTCAATGTAGGGTTGGAGACCCTCTGGGCAGCTCAGTCTAAAGATTTCATTCTCATTGCTCCAAAAGTTCTACCAAATATTGTGAAAGATGTGCAAGTAATTGAAGGGGATGGAGGGGTTGGTACAGTCCTCATCTTTAATTTTTTGCCCG GTATATCCCCAGTAAATTATCAGAGGGAGGTGATAACTGAGTTTGATGAGATATCCCATGAAATTGGGCTTCAAGTGGTTGAAGGAGGCTATCTAAATCAAGGTTTGTCATACTACAAGACAACTTTTCAATTTTCAGCAATAACAGAGAACAAGACTTTAGTCAACGTCAAGATCTCTTATGATCATGAATCCGACATAGATGAAAAAGTCAAACCTACAAAGACATCACAGTCCACTCTATTCTATCTTGGCCGCCTAGAAAACTATCTCTTGAATGATGCTTGA